A window of Trichoderma atroviride chromosome 3, complete sequence contains these coding sequences:
- a CDS encoding uncharacterized protein (EggNog:ENOG41) encodes MTPQEKQGWNNAYQYNLRLYNARVHSYKNGNPLAKNMSDEEALKYAEDFHIPMPELKEAAAQSDAPVNDQDAIAEQLQQVAAAPSENEEEAPAKTPKKPASTRKRKTATPAAEVETPKVAAPASPDKKRRRTSTKAAEPEKEEPKKSGRKKTKST; translated from the coding sequence ATGACTCCTCAGGAGAAGCAGGGCTGGAATAACGCCTACCAGTACAACCTGCGCCTCTACAATGCCCGTGTTCACTCCTACAAGAACGGCAACCCCCTGGCCAAGAACATGAGCGATGAGGAGGCGCTTAAGTACGCCGAAGACTTCCACATTCCCATGccagagctcaaggaggccgCTGCTCAGTCTGATGCCCCCGTCAATGACCAGGATGCTATTgccgagcagctgcagcaggtcgccgccgcccccTCTGAgaatgaggaggaggccccAGCCAAGACCCCCAAGAAGCCCGCTTCCACCCGCAAGCGCAAGACTGCCACCCCTGCCGCTGAGGTAGAGACGCCCAAGGTCGCTGCGCCCGCCAGCCCGGATAAGAAGCGGAGGAGGACATCGACCAAGGCCGCCGAGCCTGAGAAGGAGGAGCCCAAGAAGTCGGGACGCAAGAAGACTAAGAGCACTTGA
- a CDS encoding uncharacterized protein (EggNog:ENOG41), translating into MPRPPKKSAEEKAKALPVAVVPPPTMVPAPVVGGLHPAVVPAPVVSGVPQRVVDNDSFLRVRDSAVGRLTTILELLRSFTNDYIRQTNLLLGEGTAEGPQGDLLNTFENAAAQLMMPGIPDMTPLVEEKKERKKRTHDPNAPKRPPDPLLPLHAARPLHHCQ; encoded by the exons ATGCCTCGCCCGCCTAAGAAGTCCGCcgaggaaaaggccaaggccctGCCCGTTGCCGTCGTGCCTCCTCCCACCATGGTTCCCGCGCCCGTCGTCGGCGGCCTGCACCCAGCAGTAGTTCCCGCGCCTGTTGTGTCTGGCGTGCCCCAGCGCGTAGTCGACAACGACAGCTTCCTCCGCGTGCGCGATTCG GCTGTTGGCAGACTCACCACCAtcctggagctgctgaggTCCTTCACCAATGACTACATTCGCCAGACCAACCTTCTGCTTGGTGAGGGCACCGCTGAGGGCCCCCAGGGCGACCTCCTCAACACTTTTGAGAATGCCGCCGCCCAGCTTATGATGCCTGGCATCCCAGACATGACCCCCCTcgttgaggagaagaaggagcgcAAGAAGCGCACTCACGACCCCAACGCCCCCAAGCGCCCCCCTGACCCCCTACTTCCTCTACATGCAGCACGCCCGCTCCATCATTGCCAATGA